One genomic segment of [Phormidium] sp. ETS-05 includes these proteins:
- a CDS encoding DUF2202 domain-containing protein, producing the protein MSNRKPSQKLLVKMTIASAGVIFSTLFSTGAFSQTPLGENTQKAMIEAINDEYRARAFYSAVIEKFGPVRPFINIVQSEGNHVNLWNSLFARHGVSVPADTFAGQMSAPDTLADACQAGADAEVANVAMYDRFLEFVTEPDLRAAFTQLRQVSEERHLQAFIRCLNSSSRRQRGNF; encoded by the coding sequence ATGAGCAACCGCAAACCATCTCAAAAGCTGCTGGTAAAAATGACCATTGCCAGCGCCGGAGTTATTTTCTCCACCCTCTTTTCCACTGGGGCTTTCTCGCAAACACCCCTGGGAGAAAACACGCAAAAAGCGATGATTGAAGCGATTAACGACGAGTACCGCGCCCGCGCTTTTTATAGCGCCGTCATTGAAAAATTTGGGCCAGTGCGTCCGTTCATCAATATTGTGCAGTCAGAAGGAAACCATGTTAACCTGTGGAATTCTTTATTTGCCAGACATGGAGTTTCCGTGCCCGCCGATACCTTTGCTGGCCAAATGTCGGCTCCCGATACTTTAGCAGATGCCTGTCAAGCTGGCGCTGACGCTGAAGTTGCCAACGTAGCAATGTACGATCGCTTTTTGGAGTTTGTCACCGAGCCAGATTTGAGGGCCGCCTTTACCCAACTGCGCCAAGTTTCTGAGGAAAGACATTTACAGGCTTTTATCCGGTGTTTGAACAGTTCCTCTCGCAGGCAAAGGGGCAATTTTTAA